The Lutibacter profundi genome includes a region encoding these proteins:
- a CDS encoding helix-turn-helix domain-containing protein: MPTQIITTDDLREFKTELLDDIKKILSTNASTTTKKYLKSAELMKLLKVSPGTLQTLRINGTLPYTKIGGIIFYDADEIYKVMKENRIHNKY, from the coding sequence ATGCCTACACAAATTATCACAACCGATGATCTAAGAGAATTTAAAACAGAATTATTAGATGACATCAAAAAAATACTTTCAACGAATGCTTCAACGACTACTAAAAAATATTTAAAATCAGCCGAATTGATGAAGCTCTTAAAGGTGAGTCCAGGAACACTTCAAACATTAAGAATCAACGGAACACTACCCTATACAAAAATTGGAGGTATCATTTTTTACGATGCAGATGAAATTTACAAAGTGATGAAAGAAAACAGGATTCATAATAAGTACTAA
- a CDS encoding RteC domain-containing protein translates to MKKIARIIDDFDKKIIDIKNSNLNKFSKLKENIKISKNCLMQLRLELRKSDFNSKREEITFFKYQKPHVQGRLNFYIKLNSFLLEYPIIDSNKQRKFINKELKKLDAEKGKNLDFIKYCRLNENKLDYFYFLRGNNQLDLFINSNYHLEDPEFSTSHDHLVSQIITQDLLTKFYAKQLKIITINQKNVIVEEVKPTILRDLSWTASKTDLVELIYALNSSGAIRNGQAEIKKLSNICKELFDIDLGNIYKTFNEIKLREKDSTKFLDHLKFSLTKKITSDL, encoded by the coding sequence ATGAAAAAAATTGCCAGGATTATTGATGATTTCGATAAAAAAATCATTGATATTAAAAATTCTAACCTCAATAAATTTAGTAAACTAAAAGAAAATATTAAAATCTCGAAAAATTGCTTAATGCAATTAAGATTAGAACTCAGAAAAAGTGATTTCAACTCAAAAAGAGAGGAAATCACTTTTTTTAAATACCAAAAGCCTCATGTTCAAGGACGACTTAATTTCTACATAAAATTAAATTCTTTTTTATTAGAATACCCAATTATTGATAGTAATAAACAACGTAAATTTATTAATAAAGAATTAAAAAAACTGGATGCAGAAAAAGGAAAGAACTTAGATTTTATTAAATATTGCAGACTTAATGAAAATAAATTGGATTATTTCTATTTTTTAAGAGGTAATAACCAGCTCGACCTTTTTATAAATTCGAATTATCACCTAGAAGACCCTGAATTCTCTACAAGTCATGACCATTTGGTTTCTCAAATTATAACACAAGATTTATTAACAAAGTTTTACGCTAAACAATTAAAAATAATTACGATTAACCAAAAGAATGTAATTGTTGAAGAAGTAAAGCCAACAATATTAAGAGATTTGTCATGGACAGCTTCCAAAACCGATTTAGTAGAACTTATCTACGCTTTAAATTCCTCGGGTGCTATTAGAAATGGGCAAGCAGAAATTAAAAAACTAAGCAACATTTGCAAAGAACTTTTTGATATCGACTTAGGGAATATCTACAAAACATTTAATGAAATTAAATTACGTGAAAAAGACAGTACGAAATTCTTAGACCATTTAAAATTCAGCCTTACCAAAAAAATTACTTCAGATTTGTAA
- a CDS encoding site-specific integrase, with protein MRTKNTFSILFWADQKNTKNDQALLYARINVNQKRVNISLKRKVPVSIWNPQLKKVRGNSAKAQQINQYLNQVDSQLFQIYQDLKYRNQLITAQLIKATFLGEGENHKTLNDIIKYHSNKIKNVLAPGTIINFKITENYITKFLEQKRKTTDIYLKELDYKFICDFENFLHGFWPKGHPKAMGQNTVMKHIQRLRKIITLAYHLEWLQKDPFIRWKPTFEKTERQFLSSNELSNLETYHYPVQRLERVRDLFIFSCYTGISYIDIMQLSEDNIHKGIDGNNWIITKRQKTKTPVKIPLLVKAQELVDKYKNHPMTQISDTLFPVITNEKLNFYLKEVAEACGIKKNLTFHMARHTFATTVTLTNGVPIETVSKLLGHTKLTTTQIYAKVIERKVSDDMNALRTILKQNKENSELTKRHSTGSN; from the coding sequence ATGCGTACAAAAAACACATTCTCAATTCTCTTTTGGGCAGACCAAAAGAACACTAAAAATGACCAAGCATTATTATATGCTAGAATTAATGTCAACCAAAAAAGGGTTAATATTAGCCTTAAAAGAAAGGTTCCTGTTAGTATTTGGAATCCACAATTAAAAAAAGTTAGAGGGAATTCAGCTAAAGCTCAGCAAATAAATCAGTATTTAAACCAAGTTGACTCACAATTATTTCAAATTTATCAGGATTTAAAATATAGAAATCAACTCATCACAGCCCAACTTATTAAAGCTACTTTTTTAGGAGAAGGAGAAAACCACAAAACATTAAATGATATCATAAAATACCACTCTAATAAAATTAAAAATGTTCTTGCTCCTGGAACGATTATAAATTTTAAAATCACAGAAAACTACATTACAAAATTCTTAGAACAAAAAAGAAAAACTACAGATATCTACTTAAAAGAGCTAGACTATAAATTCATTTGTGACTTTGAAAATTTCTTACATGGTTTTTGGCCAAAAGGGCACCCTAAAGCAATGGGGCAAAATACAGTGATGAAACACATTCAACGATTGCGTAAAATAATTACTTTGGCTTATCATTTAGAGTGGTTACAAAAAGACCCTTTCATAAGATGGAAACCAACTTTTGAAAAAACTGAACGTCAATTTCTTTCATCAAATGAATTATCAAATTTAGAAACATACCACTACCCTGTTCAAAGGTTAGAAAGAGTTCGTGATTTATTCATATTTAGCTGTTACACTGGAATTAGTTATATTGATATTATGCAACTTTCTGAAGATAATATTCACAAGGGAATTGATGGTAACAATTGGATTATTACAAAGCGTCAAAAAACCAAAACTCCTGTTAAAATACCTTTATTAGTAAAAGCACAAGAACTTGTAGATAAATACAAAAACCATCCAATGACTCAAATTTCTGATACCTTATTCCCAGTGATAACAAACGAAAAATTAAACTTTTATCTAAAAGAAGTTGCTGAAGCTTGCGGAATTAAAAAGAATCTAACATTCCATATGGCACGTCATACATTTGCTACTACAGTAACATTAACCAACGGAGTGCCAATTGAAACCGTTTCAAAATTATTAGGTCACACGAAGCTTACAACAACTCAAATTTATGCTAAAGTTATTGAAAGAAAAGTAAGTGATGATATGAATGCTTTAAGAACAATTTTAAAGCAAAATAAGGAAAATTCAGAACTAACTAAAAGACATTCAACAGGTTCAAATTAA
- a CDS encoding SsrA-binding protein, with protein MKKQLFKILARINKIVFPSFSKKGLDMSKAKKWQLAIIGWRYFTTKNSL; from the coding sequence ATGAAAAAACAGCTTTTTAAAATATTAGCAAGAATTAATAAAATTGTTTTTCCTAGTTTTTCTAAAAAAGGATTAGACATGTCTAAAGCTAAAAAATGGCAATTAGCAATAATTGGTTGGCGGTATTTTACAACAAAAAATAGTTTGTAA
- a CDS encoding M56 family metallopeptidase, with product MEYLLKASGIVIILFLFYDTFLKNETYFKSIRLFFIVGLLAVLAIPLIEIPIYVKAVFSQINYTNYTEITASEVAVRSIDWLQISVVIYILGVVFFGFKFLVQLISLGYLISKHHLAKQGNYYFIETLKNISPFSFFNIIVYTKNQFSTNELQHIINHEKAHVQQWHSIDVILSHLLVITLWFNPFVWLYKKAVQQNLEFLADSHALELAKSQKLYQLTLLKTCGANYYTEITNSFYNSLIKKRIIMLHKNKSTAKSQWKYTLLLPILVTFIVTFNTKVIAQEKNLAEIEELTNLKVELVIDKNSTDENLKDEASFFKKEFDITLTFKGIKRNNNNEITAIKIAAKGKDLRTKFENIGFAPISPIKITYNSEGANFSIGNVSEQRKMNIHEIHQMANTYAASKNNIKEKHYAITATYTDSKFSQKNDSLKKIVVKVINDYDGEYIEIRTNNNSDEITKKIVNSINELYTDKDNASEYRNNYTLKTDNNKIIKYIITKKESGLLLGTGNDESLYFIDGKETSSQKIKNLDPNTIKKIEVIKGKVATKKYGEKAKKGIVLITTKKK from the coding sequence ATGGAATATTTACTAAAAGCGAGCGGAATAGTGATTATTCTATTCTTATTTTATGATACATTTTTAAAAAATGAAACTTATTTTAAGTCTATTCGACTTTTTTTTATTGTTGGATTACTAGCTGTTTTAGCTATCCCTTTGATTGAAATACCCATTTATGTTAAAGCTGTTTTTTCACAAATTAATTACACTAATTACACTGAAATTACTGCCTCTGAAGTTGCTGTACGCAGTATTGATTGGCTACAAATTAGTGTTGTAATTTACATACTTGGTGTTGTGTTTTTTGGCTTTAAATTTTTAGTTCAATTAATTTCACTAGGTTATTTAATTTCAAAACATCATTTAGCAAAACAAGGGAACTACTATTTTATAGAGACGTTAAAAAACATTTCGCCTTTTTCATTTTTTAATATTATTGTTTACACTAAAAATCAATTTTCAACAAATGAATTACAACACATTATAAATCATGAAAAGGCACATGTACAACAATGGCACTCCATTGATGTAATTTTATCTCACTTACTTGTTATAACATTATGGTTTAACCCGTTTGTTTGGTTATACAAAAAGGCTGTTCAACAAAATCTTGAATTTTTGGCAGATTCACATGCGTTAGAATTAGCCAAAAGTCAAAAATTATATCAGCTCACCTTGCTAAAAACCTGTGGAGCCAATTACTATACAGAAATAACAAACAGTTTTTATAATTCACTAATTAAAAAAAGAATAATTATGTTACACAAAAATAAATCAACAGCTAAAAGCCAATGGAAATATACTTTATTGCTGCCAATACTGGTAACTTTTATAGTTACTTTTAACACAAAAGTAATTGCGCAAGAAAAGAATTTAGCAGAAATTGAAGAACTAACCAATTTAAAAGTTGAACTAGTTATTGATAAAAATTCAACAGATGAGAATCTTAAAGATGAAGCTAGTTTTTTTAAAAAGGAGTTTGATATTACATTAACTTTTAAAGGAATAAAAAGAAATAACAACAACGAAATAACAGCTATTAAAATAGCTGCAAAAGGGAAAGATTTAAGAACTAAATTTGAAAATATAGGATTTGCCCCAATAAGCCCCATAAAAATCACTTATAATTCTGAAGGTGCAAATTTTTCAATTGGCAATGTTTCAGAACAACGCAAAATGAATATTCATGAAATACATCAAATGGCTAACACTTATGCCGCCAGTAAAAACAACATTAAAGAGAAGCATTATGCAATTACAGCAACGTATACAGATAGTAAATTCTCTCAAAAAAACGATAGCTTAAAAAAAATAGTAGTAAAAGTAATTAATGATTATGATGGAGAATATATTGAGATTAGAACAAATAACAATAGTGATGAAATAACAAAAAAAATAGTAAATAGTATTAATGAGCTATACACAGATAAAGACAATGCAAGTGAATATAGAAATAATTACACCCTTAAAACTGATAACAATAAAATAATTAAATACATTATTACCAAAAAAGAGAGTGGCCTTTTATTAGGGACAGGCAATGATGAATCATTATATTTTATAGATGGAAAAGAAACTTCTTCACAAAAAATAAAAAACTTAGACCCAAATACTATTAAGAAAATTGAAGTTATTAAAGGAAAAGTTGCTACAAAAAAATATGGTGAAAAGGCAAAAAAAGGCATTGTACTTATAACCACCAAAAAAAAATAA
- a CDS encoding BlaI/MecI/CopY family transcriptional regulator — MDKLTNKEEEIMQVLWKLKKAFVKDVVAELPKPKPHYNTVSTVIRKMEDKGYVKHETFGNTHRYYPTVSKENYRKNYFLDATQNYFENSYKSVVSFFAQEEKISADELREIIKLIENKK, encoded by the coding sequence ATGGATAAACTTACCAACAAAGAAGAAGAAATAATGCAGGTTTTATGGAAACTTAAAAAAGCTTTTGTTAAAGATGTTGTGGCTGAGCTACCAAAACCTAAACCACACTACAATACCGTATCAACAGTAATTAGAAAGATGGAAGATAAAGGTTATGTAAAACATGAAACTTTTGGGAATACGCATAGGTACTACCCTACTGTTTCAAAAGAAAATTACCGTAAAAATTATTTTTTAGATGCTACTCAAAATTATTTTGAAAATTCGTATAAAAGTGTTGTTTCCTTTTTTGCACAAGAAGAAAAAATTAGTGCTGATGAATTGCGTGAAATAATTAAACTAATTGAAAATAAAAAATAA
- a CDS encoding calcium/sodium antiporter, with product MNLLLIVLGLVSLIFGGHWLLKAAVGFSLRLEIPKIVIGMTVVSFATSAPELIVSVKSALEGHADIAFGNVIGSNIANLGLVLAITILISTISVKKSFYITDWPVMIISSVLLYGFIAFDGVLQRYEGIILFSFLIIFLVYLLKFQKTAVVDELPEDDEELPLYKDVLFLVVGGVALWGGSELLINGAVGMAKHFNISERVIGITIVSIGTSIPELAASVIAVLKKEKAISLGNLIGSNVFNILAVLGITSIITPITITDQGLLSSDIFWMLGISFLILPLVFAPVKMKLTWKEGVILLLLYLLFMYKMFF from the coding sequence ATGAATTTATTACTTATTGTACTTGGTTTAGTATCATTAATTTTTGGAGGACATTGGCTGTTAAAGGCTGCGGTTGGATTTTCATTACGATTGGAAATCCCTAAAATTGTAATTGGAATGACGGTTGTTTCTTTTGCAACTTCAGCACCAGAACTAATTGTAAGTGTAAAATCGGCACTGGAAGGTCATGCAGATATTGCTTTTGGAAATGTAATAGGTTCAAACATTGCAAATTTAGGATTGGTACTAGCTATCACTATTTTAATTTCCACAATAAGTGTTAAAAAGAGTTTTTATATTACAGATTGGCCTGTAATGATAATTTCATCGGTATTATTATACGGTTTTATTGCATTTGATGGGGTTTTACAACGCTATGAAGGAATCATCTTATTTTCCTTTTTAATTATATTCTTAGTGTATTTATTAAAATTTCAAAAAACAGCAGTTGTTGATGAATTGCCTGAAGACGATGAAGAATTGCCACTTTATAAAGATGTATTATTTTTAGTTGTTGGTGGCGTAGCACTTTGGGGTGGTTCAGAACTGTTAATAAACGGTGCTGTTGGTATGGCTAAACATTTTAATATTAGTGAGCGTGTTATTGGTATTACAATTGTTTCAATAGGAACGAGTATCCCAGAGTTAGCTGCCTCAGTAATAGCTGTATTGAAGAAAGAAAAAGCCATATCATTAGGAAATTTAATAGGTTCTAATGTTTTTAATATTTTGGCAGTTTTAGGAATAACATCTATAATAACACCAATTACAATAACAGATCAAGGGCTGTTATCTAGTGATATATTTTGGATGTTAGGAATTTCATTTTTAATACTCCCACTAGTTTTTGCACCTGTTAAAATGAAATTAACGTGGAAAGAAGGGGTAATTTTACTTCTTTTATACCTTTTGTTTATGTATAAAATGTTTTTTTAA
- a CDS encoding glutamine synthetase III, which yields MSKIRFQALAVTLNRKPVKVIEATRRSDLFGENVFNESTMRQYLTKDAFNGVMNAIDHGTKIDRKIADQVSSAMKEWALSKGVTHYTHWFQPLTGATAEKHDAFFETIGGGMAIEKFGGSQLVQQEPDASSFPNGGIRNTFEARGYTAWDPTSPAFIYGTTLSIPTIFVAYTGEALDHKTPLLRALQAVDNAATAVCKYFDKNVKKVTSSLGWEQEYFLIDKALADSRPDITLTGRTLLGHSPAKGQQLDDHYFGSIPSRALNFMRDLETECMLLGIPVKTRHNEVAPNQFELAPIYEESNLAVDHNSLLMDLMGKVASRHHLKVLLHEKPFAGINGSGKHNNWSLSTNTGVNLLSPGKTPMSNLQFLTFFINTIKAVNDNEELLRAVIASASNDHRLGANEAPPAIISVFIGAQLTKVLSELEGVTNGKLSPQEKTDLKLNVVGKIPDVLLDNTDRNRTSPFAFTGNKFEFRAVGSTANCAKPMKVLNTIVAKQLKEFKIEVDALIEAKDLKKDEAIFNVLREYIKASKKILFEGNGYGSAWEIEAKKRGLSNNKTTPEALKAKISAKSIALFEEMNVMSKIETTARYEIEMEEYVMRIQIEARVLGDIAGNHVVPTAIRYQNLLIKNVTGLKDIFGNDFEKHAGEQIQLIKQISGHIEAIHTKIDKMINVRKKANKIDDVEVKAEAYCFKVKPYFDEIRYHCDKLELMVDDSLWPLTKYRELLFSR from the coding sequence ATGTCTAAAATTAGATTTCAAGCATTGGCTGTTACTTTAAACAGAAAACCTGTTAAAGTTATTGAAGCTACAAGAAGATCAGATTTATTTGGTGAAAACGTATTTAACGAAAGTACTATGCGCCAATATTTAACTAAAGATGCCTTTAATGGTGTTATGAATGCAATAGATCACGGTACAAAAATTGACCGTAAAATTGCAGATCAAGTTTCTTCAGCAATGAAAGAATGGGCCTTGTCAAAAGGTGTTACACACTATACGCATTGGTTTCAACCGTTAACAGGTGCAACAGCCGAAAAACATGATGCCTTTTTTGAGACCATTGGAGGAGGAATGGCAATTGAAAAATTTGGAGGTAGTCAATTGGTACAACAAGAACCAGATGCGTCAAGTTTTCCAAATGGAGGGATAAGAAATACCTTTGAAGCTCGTGGTTATACTGCTTGGGATCCAACATCACCAGCATTTATTTATGGTACTACTTTAAGTATTCCAACAATATTTGTTGCCTATACAGGTGAAGCTTTAGATCATAAAACACCTTTGCTAAGAGCACTTCAAGCTGTTGATAATGCAGCTACTGCAGTTTGTAAATATTTTGATAAAAATGTAAAAAAAGTGACTTCGTCACTTGGATGGGAACAAGAATATTTTTTAATAGACAAAGCGTTGGCAGATAGTAGACCTGATATTACATTAACAGGTAGAACTTTGTTAGGGCATTCTCCTGCCAAAGGACAACAATTAGACGATCACTATTTTGGCTCAATACCAAGTAGAGCTTTAAATTTTATGCGCGATTTAGAAACAGAATGCATGTTGTTAGGGATTCCTGTAAAAACGCGTCATAATGAAGTCGCTCCAAATCAATTTGAATTAGCTCCTATTTACGAAGAATCAAATTTAGCTGTTGACCATAACTCATTGTTAATGGATTTAATGGGGAAAGTAGCCTCTCGTCATCATCTTAAGGTGTTACTGCATGAAAAACCTTTCGCAGGAATAAATGGTTCAGGAAAACACAATAACTGGTCGTTATCTACCAATACGGGAGTTAATTTACTCAGCCCAGGAAAAACACCTATGAGTAATCTTCAATTCCTTACATTTTTTATAAATACCATTAAGGCTGTTAATGATAATGAAGAATTATTAAGAGCTGTTATTGCATCGGCAAGTAACGATCATAGATTAGGAGCAAATGAAGCACCACCTGCAATAATTTCAGTATTTATTGGAGCGCAATTAACCAAAGTATTGTCTGAATTAGAAGGTGTAACCAACGGCAAGCTTTCGCCTCAAGAAAAAACGGATTTAAAATTAAATGTTGTTGGAAAAATACCAGATGTTTTATTAGATAATACAGATAGAAATAGAACGTCTCCTTTTGCATTTACAGGTAATAAATTTGAATTTAGAGCTGTGGGTTCTACTGCAAATTGTGCAAAGCCAATGAAAGTTTTAAATACCATAGTTGCGAAACAGTTAAAAGAATTTAAAATTGAGGTTGATGCATTAATTGAGGCAAAAGATTTAAAGAAAGATGAAGCAATTTTTAATGTGTTGAGAGAATATATAAAAGCTTCTAAAAAAATATTGTTTGAAGGCAATGGGTATGGTTCAGCATGGGAAATAGAGGCTAAAAAAAGAGGATTAAGTAATAATAAAACAACACCTGAAGCACTTAAAGCAAAAATTTCTGCAAAATCAATTGCATTATTTGAAGAAATGAATGTGATGAGTAAGATAGAAACAACAGCTAGGTATGAGATTGAAATGGAAGAGTATGTGATGCGCATTCAAATTGAAGCACGTGTTTTAGGTGATATTGCAGGCAATCATGTGGTACCAACAGCAATTCGTTATCAAAACTTGTTAATTAAAAATGTAACAGGTTTAAAAGATATTTTTGGAAATGACTTTGAAAAACATGCAGGAGAACAAATACAATTAATTAAACAAATTTCTGGGCATATTGAAGCTATCCATACTAAAATTGATAAAATGATAAATGTTCGTAAAAAAGCGAATAAAATTGATGATGTAGAAGTAAAAGCTGAGGCATATTGTTTTAAGGTGAAACCATATTTCGACGAAATAAGATATCATTGTGATAAATTAGAATTGATGGTGGATGATTCATTATGGCCATTAACAAAATATAGAGAGTTATTGTTTTCGAGATAA